The following proteins are co-located in the Desulfoscipio sp. XC116 genome:
- a CDS encoding exosporium glycoprotein BclB-related protein: MTTIALGLAGTTSLVGFGSSATGISLVGGAIDLTGTVAGPIINFAFSVPRDGTITSIAAYFSNTLALSLIGTTITITAQLYSSPTPDNTFQPIPGAVVTLSPALTGVIALGDISSGATTGLSIPVTEGTRLLMVFSATASGLDLVNTATGYVSAGVAIS; encoded by the coding sequence ATGACTACTATTGCGCTTGGATTGGCTGGCACTACAAGTCTTGTAGGATTTGGAAGTTCTGCTACCGGAATAAGTCTTGTAGGCGGAGCAATAGATCTCACAGGCACTGTTGCCGGCCCGATAATTAACTTTGCGTTTTCTGTCCCCAGGGATGGAACCATTACCTCAATTGCCGCATACTTCAGCAATACATTGGCGCTATCTCTTATTGGAACAACTATAACCATTACGGCACAATTATACAGTTCACCCACGCCGGATAATACTTTCCAACCAATTCCGGGTGCTGTCGTGACACTGTCTCCCGCCCTCACGGGTGTGATTGCGCTTGGTGATATCAGTAGCGGCGCAACAACCGGATTATCGATACCGGTAACAGAGGGAACACGTTTATTAATGGTGTTCTCCGCAACGGCCAGCGGTTTAGATCTGGTTAATACAGCAACTGGTTATGTGAGTGCGGGCGTTGCAATCAGCTGA
- a CDS encoding BlaI/MecI/CopY family transcriptional regulator — protein MSIPQISDSEWEIMKVIWKRNSITSEEIITSLSEKKDWSPQTIKTFINRLLKKGAIGHERSGRSYVYYPTISEKECVLAESKSFIKRVYDGAAAMFFVNFLEEKVLSEEEIARLQDILEDKKRK, from the coding sequence TTGAGTATTCCACAAATATCTGACTCAGAATGGGAAATCATGAAAGTGATATGGAAGAGAAATTCAATAACATCTGAAGAAATAATCACCTCTCTGTCTGAAAAAAAAGACTGGTCGCCCCAAACCATAAAAACATTTATTAACCGGCTGCTCAAAAAAGGCGCCATAGGACACGAGAGAAGCGGCCGCAGCTATGTGTATTATCCAACCATATCTGAGAAGGAATGTGTTCTGGCTGAAAGCAAAAGTTTTATTAAGAGGGTGTACGACGGGGCGGCAGCGATGTTTTTTGTTAACTTTCTTGAGGAAAAGGTCTTGTCCGAGGAGGAAATTGCCAGGCTTCAAGACATATTGGAAGACAAAAAACGCAAGTAG
- a CDS encoding M56/M15 family metallopeptidase gives MEMLSIIFARVLYSSLIAGIIIVLLLIIRRSSSYRLSGRVYHIFWLIVLFKLVMPFQIESPFNITGIFPGTSHAANYFQEYMTSLADGYSGTETPNSHEFPKDEEYYDKEKTKAYLLGNPGFLSMVWLTGVTAAALVSAVMIIRFKRRSREFKRVCDTQINELMRQCCVKLGINKDIPLYTDSYFRSPCIAGIFTPSIYLPGDICNPIHRQHLEHVLLHELAHYKRKDNICNLCAAIAAMLHWFNPLVWLAIREMRYDREIATDAYVMETLGESAIIPYGNTLIKLAGLFSNRSTLLNLTGFNETNKQMERRITMIKMFKKGTYRLSAIAILCFIIIGALTFIIANGNTAQGVGNSMINENIKDMVVVIDPGHGGDDWGGTYPFDTSDPGSTEVKEKDINLEISLLLSDMLKDSGIKAVMTRQDDSTVELDKRIEFANNHKADLLVSIHNEMHPDSSANGTGTLYYHSDNKPGYGIAGEKAAQIIQSNLVKQLGTKDRGISNVKIKILEQVNMPAVSTAVAYITNESDREKLMTEEFRAETAQAICDGIIEVLNEMSE, from the coding sequence ATGGAGATGCTTAGTATTATATTTGCTCGTGTTTTGTATTCTTCATTAATTGCCGGCATCATAATCGTACTGTTATTAATCATTAGGAGAAGTTCGTCCTATCGTCTGTCAGGCAGAGTCTATCATATATTCTGGCTTATAGTTTTGTTCAAACTTGTAATGCCATTTCAAATTGAAAGCCCGTTTAATATAACCGGTATTTTTCCCGGGACATCCCATGCGGCAAACTATTTCCAAGAATATATGACTAGCCTGGCTGATGGTTATTCCGGAACGGAAACTCCGAATAGCCATGAGTTCCCAAAAGATGAAGAGTACTACGATAAAGAAAAAACTAAAGCTTACCTCCTTGGGAACCCGGGATTTCTCAGTATGGTTTGGCTTACCGGAGTTACGGCCGCAGCTTTGGTCTCCGCTGTTATGATCATAAGATTCAAACGCCGGAGCAGAGAATTCAAAAGAGTCTGCGACACTCAGATTAATGAACTGATGCGGCAGTGTTGTGTAAAATTGGGGATTAACAAGGATATTCCACTATATACGGATTCATATTTTCGCAGTCCCTGTATAGCCGGTATATTTACCCCAAGTATTTATCTGCCCGGAGATATCTGCAACCCAATACATCGTCAGCATTTAGAGCATGTATTGCTGCATGAGCTGGCTCATTATAAGAGAAAAGATAACATCTGCAATTTATGCGCAGCAATAGCCGCCATGCTGCACTGGTTTAATCCCCTCGTATGGCTGGCAATCAGGGAGATGAGGTATGACAGGGAAATTGCCACAGACGCTTATGTAATGGAAACACTGGGCGAGTCCGCAATAATTCCTTATGGAAATACACTTATTAAACTGGCCGGTTTATTCTCCAATCGTTCTACGCTATTAAACCTGACCGGTTTTAATGAAACCAATAAACAGATGGAAAGGAGAATTACAATGATAAAAATGTTCAAGAAAGGCACTTACAGGCTGTCGGCCATTGCTATTCTTTGCTTTATCATTATCGGAGCTCTGACTTTTATCATTGCCAATGGCAATACTGCTCAGGGTGTTGGCAACAGCATGATTAATGAGAATATAAAGGATATGGTGGTAGTTATTGACCCCGGTCATGGCGGAGATGATTGGGGAGGTACATATCCCTTTGACACTTCTGATCCCGGATCAACAGAGGTTAAAGAAAAAGACATTAATCTGGAAATATCGCTTCTCTTGTCCGATATGCTGAAAGACTCGGGCATAAAAGCCGTAATGACCCGTCAGGATGACAGTACGGTAGAATTGGACAAGCGTATAGAATTTGCGAATAACCATAAGGCTGATTTGTTAGTCAGTATTCATAATGAAATGCATCCTGATAGTTCGGCAAATGGCACCGGAACCTTATATTACCATTCCGACAATAAACCCGGTTATGGGATCGCCGGAGAAAAAGCGGCGCAAATCATCCAATCAAATCTGGTAAAGCAGCTTGGCACCAAAGACCGGGGAATAAGCAATGTTAAAATAAAGATACTGGAACAGGTGAATATGCCGGCGGTTTCCACCGCGGTAGCCTACATCACCAATGAATCGGACCGGGAAAAGCTAATGACGGAAGAATTCAGGGCCGAGACAGCGCAAGCGATATGTGATGGAATAATAGAAGTGCTGAATGAAATGAGCGAATGA
- a CDS encoding phosphodiester glycosidase family protein, with product MSNWFKRIIVCTSVFALVGAGWPAGIAAGVTGEGSVHYGVKKQLAPGVVHYSFSTHNWSGQPVTGHVTEIKPGEELLEIRPALGHDALGGRETVSGLAARHGAVAAVNGGFFDGASGNPIGGLVVDGQVQYHQDVLRTSVGWTGGGNFKFGYFMPGADNVPMQSGFGSGLEGIEHLVTGGPLLVQDGIPVFQAVSEGFRGGVLTPNARTAVGVKADGNVLLVVVEKLSGTGDKGGSGSGPENANRDGSAGTNASAGLTLDELAWLMVRLGSVRAAGLDGGGSSVMWAGGELVSKPSDSSERKVANALVVLYQVPAYLDGRRVYFDAPPYLEQGRTYVPLRGLFELLGAAVTWDQETQTVDAARGERSVSLTIGQKEARVDGAAVLLDAVPRMVNGRTMVPLRFIGESLGDRVEWQSNPKAIRIHSTAGKNANHF from the coding sequence ATGAGCAATTGGTTCAAGCGAATAATTGTCTGCACCTCGGTATTTGCTTTGGTGGGTGCGGGTTGGCCCGCGGGTATTGCCGCGGGCGTCACCGGGGAGGGAAGCGTCCATTATGGTGTAAAAAAACAACTGGCACCCGGGGTGGTCCACTATTCCTTTTCAACTCATAATTGGTCCGGGCAGCCGGTGACGGGCCACGTTACGGAAATCAAGCCCGGGGAAGAGCTGCTGGAAATCAGGCCGGCGCTGGGGCATGACGCACTGGGAGGCAGGGAAACGGTAAGCGGCCTGGCCGCCCGGCACGGCGCCGTGGCAGCGGTGAACGGGGGGTTTTTTGACGGCGCCAGCGGCAACCCCATCGGGGGGTTGGTGGTGGACGGCCAGGTGCAATATCACCAGGATGTGCTCCGCACTTCCGTTGGCTGGACCGGCGGAGGAAATTTTAAATTTGGCTATTTTATGCCCGGGGCCGATAACGTTCCAATGCAATCCGGCTTCGGCTCCGGCCTGGAGGGTATCGAGCATTTGGTAACCGGCGGGCCGCTTTTGGTACAAGACGGGATACCCGTCTTCCAGGCCGTCAGCGAGGGTTTTCGGGGCGGAGTGCTGACGCCCAACGCCCGGACCGCCGTGGGGGTTAAAGCCGATGGTAATGTTCTGCTGGTGGTGGTGGAAAAACTGTCCGGTACCGGGGACAAAGGCGGCAGCGGTTCCGGCCCGGAAAACGCTAACCGGGACGGCAGCGCCGGCACTAACGCCAGCGCGGGGCTGACGCTGGACGAGTTGGCCTGGCTGATGGTCCGATTGGGCTCGGTGCGGGCGGCCGGTTTGGATGGCGGAGGTTCCAGCGTCATGTGGGCGGGTGGCGAATTGGTGAGCAAGCCCTCCGACAGCAGCGAAAGAAAAGTGGCCAACGCGCTGGTGGTGCTCTATCAGGTGCCCGCCTACCTGGACGGGCGGAGAGTCTATTTTGATGCTCCCCCTTACCTGGAACAAGGGCGTACTTACGTCCCCCTGCGGGGCTTGTTTGAACTTTTGGGCGCCGCGGTAACCTGGGATCAGGAAACCCAAACTGTGGACGCGGCGCGGGGCGAACGTTCGGTTAGCCTTACCATCGGCCAAAAGGAAGCCCGGGTAGACGGTGCGGCCGTGCTCCTGGACGCCGTGCCGCGAATGGTGAACGGACGCACCATGGTGCCCCTGCGGTTCATCGGCGAATCTCTGGGCGACCGGGTGGAGTGGCAGAGCAACCCCAAGGCCATTAGAATCCACAGTACCGCGGGGAAAAATGCAAATCATTTTTAA